In Sardina pilchardus chromosome 8, fSarPil1.1, whole genome shotgun sequence, the genomic window CCATGATCAATTTAAGTTTATGCAACAATGATCAAATTGACACATacaagttgaatctaatctaaattTAGTCTAATCTAGTCAATTTGTGCCCCCCCTGGGAAAAAATGCAATGCTCGTCTGTGAATGGGTGTCTACCACCAGGTCTGCACAAAACGATCTTTCCCCACTGcccgcccctccctccctcagtggGTAGGCTGAAGGAGTTTTTAGGATAACTTGTCAGTTGTTGCACAGCATATCACAAAATGTATGCCATGAATTGATTACGTGGAGCACATCATACTGTACTTGTGGTGTAGTGCCACCCACTGAATAGCATTGGTTTAAAACATCACAGCAGACAGGAGATAAGTGTTTCCAATGCATACAATTAGCAAaaacaaatagcacacacagTGGATGATTTAATTTACGCATGCACTACATTGTGCATTGTTGTATTCTGAAATGTCATGGGGTCGTGGACTGCGGGTGCTCAGCCCCGCCATTGCCGCTTGCAGCTATATCCTCTGCATAGTTTTTGGGTCTTCAATGGTTTACTGAAGATCATTATTAGCAGATATTTTTAGATCTAGTCAGTGTGGTGGTGATTAAATAACCAAGTCACCTAAAACTAAAACCTTGAGAATACCTGCAGGTAAGACTGCCACTATTTAACAGACACACCATGaatatttcttattttttttaagttttattTTCTTAATTTTTTCCAACATAATACAAATACAGATGTAAAAGTTCAGCATGGTATACATTATTTCACCTTTCAGTATAGATAtcttcaaaaaaaaacatttaacaaaTTGAAACAACATTTCACCAAACAGACACCAGACAGGAACAGACATCCCGAATTTAAcaagtaaataaatataaaagtaCTCTGAGATAACATCCATGTTATAAAAAGATTAGGCGTCTCTAAGGTGTACTCTTGTGTAGAGAAATAAAGTGCTTTTTTCATTATTAGCTGCTTCTAGAATCAGAGATCCAGTAGAATTTACTGTGTGCTCCTgtaagaaatgcaaaaaaagtttttttttattatattgATATCATATATGCATTTtcaatgttcattcatttttcttttaaatgtgctTGATTGTACTCTTCAAGTTAAACTTGTTAAAAAGGGGAAAAGTATTTTTTTACCTCTTTTTGATAGCTCTCTTGACGAAATTTTTGGCAAACTTGCTCTCTGGATTCAGGCACTTTTGTCCACCATTCTCCTTGAGAGTGACACTGAAGACACAGATAGATACACATCAGATACAGACCACCACTTAACTCCAAAAGGCatatatatgatatgatatataGGCTATGCTATAGATATAGCACATGACACATGACTGTGATGCTTACATGATTTCCATATTGGGACATGAGGCGGACGGGGGTAACACCTCAAGCCTCTCAATACTTTTTGGGCGGATAGCATTCACTCCTGCACCCAGGCACTTGCATCTTCCCACAGAATCCCGTTGCCCTGGAGATAAACATGACCATTAAATGTCACAGGATGTTCAGTTAAGACAGCTGTAGCATCACTCTCCTCTTACACAGTGATCACGATTATCGCAAATTATAGACCCATCCCCatatattggcacccctggtaaaGTCTTTTGCTGATTCTAGTCTCacaatgaaaaaatgaaaatatgcatttttcatatatatttgaaaaatgCAAATATATTCTGAGAAAAGGAATATTTGGTGCATAGTTGAGAAGGCCGCTGTAGCACCTTGTTGAGCAGATGACTGGAGCCCTTACCTCTCACGTCTACGAAGAGCAGGACGGCCAGAAGTGCGAGGAGAGCTGCTGACTTCATTGTTGAGATGGGTGATGGTCTGTCTGCTTTCTCAGCTGTTGTATTGCTGTTGTAGTGAGGCAGTGAATCTGTCAAACAGTGGCAAGCGTGCCTGTTTTTAATCTGTCCAACAGGGGTTTCCCCTTCACATTGC contains:
- the LOC134089015 gene encoding C-X-C motif chemokine 11-6-like, with translation MKSAALLALLAVLLFVDVRGQRDSVGRCKCLGAGVNAIRPKSIERLEVLPPSASCPNMEIIVTLKENGGQKCLNPESKFAKNFVKRAIKKRSTQ